A window from Entomoplasma freundtii encodes these proteins:
- a CDS encoding cell division protein SepF translates to MWKKNSKKPVYEVEKSVPDNEAVPLLKETTSLWADQAIPGADEAVLNNVSQADKVHHEGKIFQPTSFQETKKIVDELLKDRIIVIDFSKLPKRERTRTIDFVTGVTYAHNGHFNKINKQIYQFDLQ, encoded by the coding sequence ATGTGGAAGAAAAACTCTAAAAAACCTGTTTATGAGGTAGAAAAGTCAGTTCCTGACAATGAGGCAGTTCCGCTTTTAAAAGAGACAACTTCTTTGTGGGCGGATCAAGCAATTCCGGGAGCTGACGAAGCAGTTCTAAATAACGTTTCTCAAGCGGATAAAGTCCATCACGAAGGAAAAATCTTTCAACCGACTAGTTTCCAAGAAACTAAAAAGATTGTGGACGAACTTTTGAAAGACCGGATTATTGTCATTGATTTTTCGAAATTACCAAAGCGCGAAAGAACCCGCACAATTGATTTTGTGACTGGGGTGACCTATGCTCATAACGGTCATTTTAACAAAATAAATAAACAAATTTACCAGTTTGATTTACAATAA
- the ftsZ gene encoding cell division protein FtsZ: MGQEFGQIAKIKVIGVGGGGCNAVNRMVNEGVEGVEFIVSNTDAQVLAISKTPNKIILGEKISKGLGAGANPEVGKAAAVESTEKIRAALEGADLIFIAAGMGGGTGTGAAPIIAKIAQDCGALVVAIVTKPFRFEGRNRNRFALQGLEELKKNVDSVIVVSNDKLLEYIGGLPIQDSFREADNILKQGVQTITDLIAVPAVINLDFADVRTVMSKKGNALFGIGIAEGKDKAVQAANKAINSALLEASIKGAKDVIVNVTGGKTVSLNDAYDAVDIIQQAVQIEDVNIVFGIAINEQLNDELIVTVIATGFDEVVAPNLETPQPEHHAASEEITKEPHHQHINKDVDMIKPLHHLFHDKPSARETSLSLDFESLDDDFPTFLK; the protein is encoded by the coding sequence ATGGGACAAGAATTTGGACAAATTGCAAAGATTAAAGTTATTGGCGTCGGTGGCGGTGGGTGTAATGCCGTTAACCGGATGGTTAATGAAGGTGTGGAAGGTGTTGAATTTATTGTTTCTAATACTGATGCCCAAGTTTTAGCCATTTCGAAAACTCCTAATAAAATTATTCTTGGCGAAAAAATATCAAAAGGCTTAGGTGCTGGGGCTAACCCAGAAGTTGGTAAAGCAGCTGCTGTCGAATCAACTGAAAAAATTCGCGCTGCTTTAGAGGGAGCTGACCTCATTTTTATTGCTGCCGGAATGGGTGGTGGAACTGGAACCGGAGCTGCGCCAATTATTGCTAAAATCGCTCAAGATTGTGGAGCTTTAGTGGTGGCGATTGTTACTAAACCATTCCGTTTTGAAGGCAGAAATCGAAATCGTTTTGCTCTTCAAGGTCTCGAAGAATTAAAGAAAAACGTGGATTCGGTAATTGTAGTTTCTAATGATAAATTATTGGAATACATTGGTGGTTTGCCAATTCAAGATTCGTTCCGCGAAGCAGATAACATTTTAAAACAAGGTGTGCAGACAATTACGGATTTAATTGCCGTACCGGCAGTAATTAATTTAGACTTTGCCGATGTGCGTACGGTAATGTCGAAAAAAGGGAATGCTTTGTTTGGAATTGGAATTGCGGAAGGCAAGGATAAAGCGGTTCAAGCGGCTAATAAAGCCATTAATTCAGCATTACTTGAGGCTTCAATTAAAGGTGCGAAAGACGTCATTGTCAACGTTACCGGTGGGAAAACGGTCTCGCTAAATGATGCCTATGATGCCGTTGATATTATCCAACAAGCTGTCCAAATTGAGGATGTAAATATTGTTTTTGGAATCGCTATTAATGAGCAACTAAATGATGAATTAATTGTCACCGTCATTGCCACTGGTTTTGATGAAGTGGTAGCACCAAATTTAGAAACACCACAACCAGAACATCATGCTGCGTCTGAAGAAATAACTAAAGAACCTCATCATCAACATATCAATAAAGATGTTGATATGATTAAACCTTTGCACCATCTTTTCCATGATAAACCAAGTGCTCGTGAAACATCACTAAGCTTGGATTTTGAAAGTCTTGATGATGACTTTCCTACTTTTTTAAAATAG
- the rsmH gene encoding 16S rRNA (cytosine(1402)-N(4))-methyltransferase RsmH, giving the protein MNINQDHIPVLFKEALSALDIKPKGIYLDCTFGRGGHSQGILEALSPLGKLYGIDQDPTAIAVGQELTMTTKNANFKILEGNFRNLTTLLTLENITAVDGIFFDLGVSSPQFDRPERGFSYRFEGPLDMRMDFVDNDLTAAQVVNTYPEAEISRIIQIYGQEPAHKLIAKAIVENRPLQTTLELVEVIKKALPAKMLRQKGHPAKKTFQALRIYVNQEMESLTQALEQSLALLKPQGRLVIITFHSLEEKIVKTVLNRATYCEEDQIRSKLPIALAKIAPYELVIKKPLRPSEEELIRNPRAHSAKLWVLVKR; this is encoded by the coding sequence ATGAACATTAATCAAGACCACATTCCTGTGTTATTTAAAGAAGCTCTCAGCGCTTTAGATATTAAACCGAAAGGAATTTATTTAGATTGTACTTTTGGTCGAGGCGGCCATAGTCAAGGGATTCTTGAGGCTTTATCACCATTAGGAAAACTTTATGGGATTGATCAAGATCCAACAGCGATAGCCGTAGGCCAAGAACTAACGATGACAACTAAAAATGCTAATTTTAAAATTCTTGAAGGAAATTTTAGGAATTTAACGACTTTGTTAACCTTAGAAAACATAACAGCAGTCGATGGCATTTTTTTTGACCTTGGCGTTTCATCGCCACAATTTGATCGCCCTGAACGTGGTTTCTCATATCGCTTTGAGGGACCATTGGATATGCGGATGGATTTTGTGGATAATGATTTAACTGCTGCTCAAGTGGTGAATACTTATCCAGAAGCAGAAATTAGTCGCATAATCCAAATCTACGGTCAAGAACCTGCTCATAAATTGATTGCCAAGGCTATTGTTGAAAACCGTCCGTTACAAACAACCTTAGAATTAGTGGAAGTGATTAAAAAGGCTTTACCTGCTAAAATGTTGCGTCAAAAAGGCCATCCAGCTAAAAAAACTTTTCAAGCTTTAAGAATCTATGTTAATCAAGAAATGGAAAGTTTAACCCAAGCATTAGAACAAAGCTTAGCTTTATTAAAACCACAAGGACGGTTAGTAATCATTACCTTTCATTCCTTAGAAGAAAAAATTGTCAAGACCGTTTTAAATCGAGCAACATATTGCGAAGAAGACCAAATTCGCAGCAAATTGCCAATTGCTTTAGCGAAAATTGCTCCTTACGAATTAGTGATTAAAAAGCCTTTGCGTCCAAGTGAAGAAGAATTAATAAGAAACCCTCGAGCTCATAGTGCTAAGCTCTGAGTTCTAGTGAAACGTTAA
- the mraZ gene encoding division/cell wall cluster transcriptional repressor MraZ has protein sequence MLVGSYEHTLDNKHRLTLPAKLRSKLGNLVYVSRGLENNLELRTVEEFSLWEAELENLETFKKDARTLKRYIFSNSAELEIDSAGRIKIPQNLLDSANIQKDVFVLGVGSKIEIWDKKTYETYEKTNFEAITELAEKVSDLEK, from the coding sequence ATGTTAGTCGGAAGTTACGAACATACCCTTGACAACAAGCATCGCTTGACGTTGCCCGCTAAATTACGCAGTAAATTAGGCAATTTAGTTTACGTTTCGAGGGGTCTTGAAAACAACTTAGAATTGCGTACTGTTGAAGAATTTTCCCTTTGAGAAGCTGAACTAGAAAACCTTGAAACCTTTAAAAAAGATGCCCGAACTTTAAAACGTTATATTTTTTCCAACTCTGCGGAGCTAGAAATTGATAGTGCGGGTCGAATCAAAATCCCGCAAAACTTGTTAGATTCTGCCAACATCCAAAAGGATGTTTTTGTTCTCGGAGTTGGTTCAAAAATCGAAATTTGGGATAAAAAAACTTATGAAACTTATGAAAAAACCAACTTTGAGGCGATTACCGAACTTGCTGAAAAAGTAAGTGACCTGGAGAAATAG
- the rpmF gene encoding 50S ribosomal protein L32 produces the protein MAVPFRKTSKAAKNKRRSHLALTGATITNCTNCGTMIKPHRVCSECGFYKGKEVKTK, from the coding sequence ATGGCTGTACCATTTAGAAAAACAAGCAAAGCTGCTAAAAACAAGCGTCGTTCACACTTAGCATTAACTGGAGCCACAATCACAAATTGTACTAATTGTGGAACTATGATTAAACCACATCGTGTTTGCAGTGAATGTGGATTTTACAAAGGAAAAGAAGTAAAAACCAAATAA
- a CDS encoding DUF177 domain-containing protein — protein sequence MNLDLKKDPHQQLKGNLHQPTIPEGFNPSVKEIPEIIYNFDLLYQPDAEVVLIQGTIAFRVEALDALNGQPFTFEKKLKIDETYNTNIEFITDELNFLELTDFNIEDFLLAEIALNIPIVLTASHGIISKNGLGWEVLSESTYQANKADSQTNEVDSRWDKLDKWKINE from the coding sequence ATGAACTTAGATTTAAAAAAGGACCCTCATCAACAATTGAAAGGTAATTTGCACCAACCAACTATACCAGAAGGTTTTAATCCTTCAGTAAAAGAGATTCCTGAAATAATCTATAATTTTGATTTGCTCTATCAACCAGATGCTGAAGTGGTGCTTATTCAAGGAACAATAGCTTTTAGAGTAGAAGCACTTGATGCTTTAAACGGCCAACCTTTTACTTTTGAAAAGAAACTAAAAATTGATGAAACTTATAATACGAACATTGAGTTTATTACTGATGAATTAAACTTTCTTGAGTTGACAGATTTTAACATTGAAGATTTTTTATTGGCAGAAATCGCCTTAAATATCCCTATCGTTTTAACTGCTAGTCATGGTATAATTTCTAAGAATGGTTTGGGCTGAGAAGTGCTCTCTGAATCAACCTATCAAGCCAATAAGGCTGATAGTCAAACAAACGAAGTTGATTCACGTTGAGACAAATTAGACAAATGGAAGATTAACGAATAG
- the pheT gene encoding phenylalanine--tRNA ligase subunit beta, whose protein sequence is MILSRNWLDQHLNLKGIRNDEITQALNSLGFEVEKEIDWTSLNDPLVIGKVKSSQLIPETHLSLNYVDIGQKEPLQIVCGAPNVGTGQMVIIAQVGQKIANGLFLTNRQIRNYESQGMICALNEIGIEAKTLTDKENDSIYEIAPSHPSLIGKSIGEIGLHDYLWDMDLTLNRSDALAATQLLKELANYFHRKIKWRANDLLPTKGLVPPTVQIANGLKNDVETLATQTFELEAQAQAKKLTAQDDLLLKKIKVKTTDNFYEDLANLNSWETGQPLVLFDEARLKDKLTLQTITYNGKSVIALTDGAEVVTVLGLPTELAYSPTPATTRLGAIALNIKAPLMRKQQKDLNQNSTTLQRLMKPLNPNLYDYGFQNWSSLLKKYHLLLAVSPLNIVQQKYVKTTKQFRISLQKIQDFLGIQIDFETIKNLFEHLDSTVTLHKNNVLVFEMDPNRVDLFGTNDIIEEIARLYGYDNIPAEPLKIIPQVPPLNLKANLIEQTQEYLLGRGLMNVKTYALVNKTEAQEWNIFNLPTPLGLMAPLSQNHEIYRSSLIPSLIQVAQFNAANGIKKGQIWEVSDIYSGVDQRQKHLGLLVTGSLWDEPLVANKMENNFYYLKGLVETILDLYQLPKTKVKFVVADLAQKMIHPFVQAKILVDNQLMGYILRLNPLFEQQKKLHPTFVAELNLEALWKFSNHKITLNPQSKFQSSTRDLSIILSEKFNFQESLAMLTDNLKYLVNWKLIDIYRDEELINRHQQALTISFQFNSFDKQLTESEINEVWNELLSRAEKMGGQIR, encoded by the coding sequence ATGATTTTATCGCGTAACTGGTTAGACCAACATTTGAATCTTAAGGGGATAAGAAATGACGAAATTACTCAAGCTTTAAATTCTCTAGGTTTTGAAGTTGAAAAAGAAATCGACTGGACAAGTCTTAATGACCCTTTAGTAATTGGCAAAGTGAAAAGCTCTCAACTAATCCCAGAGACCCATTTAAGCTTAAATTATGTCGATATTGGGCAAAAAGAACCCTTACAAATTGTTTGTGGAGCCCCGAATGTCGGCACTGGACAAATGGTTATTATCGCGCAGGTTGGTCAAAAAATTGCCAACGGGCTATTTTTAACTAATCGTCAAATTAGAAATTATGAATCACAAGGTATGATTTGCGCTTTGAATGAAATTGGTATTGAAGCAAAAACCTTAACCGATAAAGAAAATGATTCAATTTATGAAATTGCGCCCAGTCACCCGTCATTAATCGGCAAAAGTATTGGCGAAATTGGTCTTCATGATTACCTTTGAGATATGGATCTCACTTTGAATCGGAGTGATGCACTTGCAGCCACCCAATTGTTAAAAGAATTAGCTAATTATTTCCATCGAAAAATTAAATGACGTGCTAATGATTTGTTACCCACAAAAGGTTTGGTACCCCCTACAGTCCAAATTGCCAATGGTTTAAAAAATGACGTTGAAACTTTGGCCACACAAACTTTTGAACTAGAAGCACAAGCACAAGCCAAGAAGTTAACTGCTCAAGATGATTTGTTATTAAAAAAAATCAAAGTCAAAACAACTGATAATTTTTATGAAGATTTAGCCAACTTAAATAGTTGAGAAACTGGTCAACCTTTAGTCTTGTTTGATGAAGCAAGACTAAAGGATAAGTTAACTTTGCAAACTATCACTTATAATGGAAAATCAGTTATCGCACTAACTGATGGTGCAGAAGTGGTGACAGTTTTAGGATTACCGACGGAATTGGCTTATTCTCCAACACCGGCAACAACGCGTTTAGGAGCGATTGCCTTAAACATTAAAGCGCCCCTAATGCGCAAGCAACAAAAAGATTTGAATCAAAATTCAACTACTTTGCAACGTTTAATGAAACCTTTAAACCCCAATCTTTATGATTATGGTTTCCAAAATTGAAGCAGTTTATTAAAAAAATACCACCTTTTATTGGCAGTTTCGCCACTTAACATCGTTCAACAAAAATATGTTAAAACAACCAAACAATTCCGAATCAGTTTACAAAAAATCCAAGATTTCTTAGGCATTCAAATAGATTTTGAAACTATTAAAAATTTATTTGAACATCTTGATTCTACGGTAACTTTGCATAAAAACAACGTGCTAGTTTTTGAAATGGATCCTAACCGCGTGGATTTATTTGGTACTAATGACATTATTGAAGAAATTGCACGACTATACGGTTATGATAATATTCCTGCGGAGCCATTAAAAATTATCCCCCAAGTTCCTCCGCTTAACTTGAAAGCAAATTTGATAGAGCAAACTCAAGAATACCTTTTAGGTCGGGGTTTAATGAATGTCAAAACTTATGCCTTAGTTAATAAAACTGAAGCTCAGGAATGAAACATTTTTAATCTACCAACGCCTTTAGGTTTAATGGCTCCCTTGTCGCAAAATCATGAAATTTATCGTTCTAGTCTTATTCCATCTTTAATTCAAGTGGCGCAATTTAATGCAGCTAATGGGATAAAAAAGGGTCAAATTTGGGAAGTAAGCGATATTTATAGTGGCGTTGATCAACGCCAAAAACACCTTGGTCTTTTGGTAACTGGATCATTATGAGATGAACCCTTAGTAGCTAACAAAATGGAGAATAATTTTTATTACCTAAAGGGTCTTGTAGAGACTATTTTGGACCTTTACCAACTCCCGAAGACAAAAGTTAAATTTGTTGTTGCAGATTTAGCACAAAAGATGATTCATCCTTTTGTGCAAGCTAAAATATTGGTGGATAATCAATTAATGGGGTATATTTTGCGATTAAATCCTCTTTTTGAACAACAAAAAAAACTTCATCCTACATTTGTAGCGGAATTAAACTTAGAGGCTTTATGAAAATTTAGTAATCATAAAATTACTTTAAATCCCCAAAGTAAATTCCAGAGTTCTACTCGTGACTTATCGATTATTCTTTCTGAAAAGTTTAATTTCCAAGAATCTTTAGCAATGCTAACGGATAACTTAAAATACTTAGTAAATTGAAAACTAATTGATATTTATCGCGATGAAGAATTAATTAACCGTCACCAACAAGCTTTAACAATTAGTTTTCAATTCAATAGTTTTGATAAACAATTGACTGAAAGCGAGATTAATGAAGTTTGAAACGAGCTTTTAAGTCGCGCTGAAAAAATGGGAGGACAAATCAGATAA